TTCATTCCTGTCAAGGTTTCCATGATTAAATCTCCTTTCAAATTCTCTTTACGCGCTACCAGATAACGTCTTCAGCGTTAAACACAGGTCCCTCTGTACAAACTCGTTGATATTCAAATCCACCATCCGGCATCTGTACTTTGCACACGCAACCGAGGCAAACTCCCAACGCACACCCCATCCGATTCTCCA
The sequence above is a segment of the Candidatus Poribacteria bacterium genome. Coding sequences within it:
- a CDS encoding dihydroorotate dehydrogenase electron transfer subunit; translated protein: ENRMGCALGVCLGCVCKVQMPDGGFEYQRVCTEGPVFNAEDVIW